Below is a genomic region from Magnolia sinica isolate HGM2019 unplaced genomic scaffold, MsV1 ctg282, whole genome shotgun sequence.
CGATTTGTCAGTCACTGTTGAAGATGAATTCGACATGTTAGATGCCGTTGAAGATGACTTGTTCGTCCCTATTGTAGATGAATTCAATATGTTAGCCGATAACTCAGACACGCTATCGGATAATGAACTTCACGTGCCCGTCGATGAATCATCCTACGTGGTCCGCCATGGAAATATCACACGTTTTTATTGGCCAAGAACCTATGAAAATTGGATGAAATACCATCTGAAGTCCAAGTGCCCACGCTATTCATGGAAATTCAGTTAAAAGAATGCTGCAGGAGGTTAGATGTATGGGGACATCCATCCGTGCCTGACATGGAAGTTTGCAGGGTGGTGAAGATGTGGGAAAAGCTTCAGTGTTTCTTGCAAGTCGAGATATCTAAAGCGCGTATTGCTGGGATGGTTTCTCACATGGACATTCCTCTAACCTGTGTTGAATCAGTAGCCGTGAAAattaatgacatggcaaaaaaggCCCACCAAGTGGGAAAGAAAACGTTATATATTGTTGCAGAGATTGAGGTTTTGATATTAGtcaaagaagatgaagatggagAAGAGACATTGGCTGCGGCACTGAGAGAATCAATTGATGATATGGCTTATCAGAGGACTAGTGCAGTCCCAACATCAAAATATTCAATCGAAGCGTTGGAAAGGATGACATTCAACAAAGGTAAGTATGATGAGATCAAGTGTGCAATTTGTTTGAATGACTTCTCTACAGGGATGGAGGTCATACGGATGCCGTGCTCACA
It encodes:
- the LOC131236198 gene encoding E3 ubiquitin-protein ligase SDIR1-like gives rise to the protein MSFVEEVSNTSSHDEFDLSVTVEDEFDMLDAVEDDLFVPIVDEFNMLADNSDTLSDNELHVPVDESSYVLKECCRRLDVWGHPSVPDMEVCRVVKMWEKLQCFLQVEISKARIAGMVSHMDIPLTCVESVAVKINDMAKKAHQVGKKTLYIVAEIEVLILVKEDEDGEETLAAALRESIDDMAYQRTSAVPTSKYSIEALERMTFNKGKYDEIKCAICLNDFSTGMEVIRMPCSHVFDSECIIQWLEKNHVCPICRFEMPPQQFEEI